A region of the Cardiocondyla obscurior isolate alpha-2009 linkage group LG03, Cobs3.1, whole genome shotgun sequence genome:
GTCCCGGCGGCGGCGAGAGATCCTCACAGCGCGAAGCTGGAGAAGGCCGAGATTCTGCAGCTCACCGTCGAGCATCTGCGTACGCTTCGCAATAAAGGTAAGCACAAATCATTTTCAACCCTCTCTATGGACCAGAGTTacgcgtttaaattaaatcgttctgccaaatttcgtattaattacccttgataaaaatatacaataaaaatcatagcgaataatttaagataaatcGCTTCTCGCAGGAAAGTTACGTAACGAAAATGCACGTCGAAAGGTGTAACGGTGTAATAAGATCCTCGAATCCGGAAAAAAAACGCCCTTTCCCGTTGCAAACGCGTAGCGGAACTCGAAGATGATCCTCCGGGATCGGTGAAACACCCCTTTTTGCCCGGCCGAGATTCCTCGGGCCCTTCATTAACGATCCCGCGGCGTGTAGGAAGGCTGCCTCTCCACGTCAATTCGATTCTTACGCCATTATTACGTCTCTCTGTTAGCCGGCGATATATCggccttttattttctaccgGAAGACACCTGTTGGCCGTAAGAGCGAGCAGCGCTAACTGTAACTACGTAACCGAACGCCCATCTGTCGCCTCTGCGTTTCCTTATTAAGCAGATTTCGAAAGAACCATTCCCAGCGTAGATTCGTAAACGAGATTTCGAAGATTAGTACTCCGAACGGCTGCCCGTCTAACTTTATACCTTCTCTAATTATTCACGTGCTCTGAGAAATGCAAACGACGCAAACAAATGCAACCGTGaaggtataaaaaatttaattaacttttaaattaattaaaaacatattctcaaagaaaaatatttttttttgtcaactTTAATTGTTAACTGCTCgcgattaacattttttaacaacgacGTGGCGCggagaaaatcgcgaaacgaaGTGGCATATGGTTTCCCGTGGCGGCCAAGAAGAGAAAACTCGACTGTAAACGGGATCTACGCGAGCAGGTGCTGGACCGGGCGCGTAGATCCTGTGGGAAGCACAGGAAGTCAACGACTCTCTGGAAGTGGTGTTCCCACGATTGGTGGCGGCGGGCCCGGGGATGAGGTGTTCCGCGCGGCACCCCTCGCGAGGGAGGCGCGCGGCGGATCAGGCCTGGGGCAGATGTCGAACCCTGTGGGAAACCAGCTAGCTACGCATAAGCGTGCACGGACACGCACCGCACCACCACGCGTGttcgtgcgtgcgtgtatGCATGCTCGGCGGCCGTCTTATTTGTAAATGCACGCGAGGGGCACGACCCATCCCTCCGAAAGTgagcgatattaaattaaatatcgccAAATAAAACGATCGCGGCAACTTCGACCGACAAGAACGACGTTTTTGCGAAATATGCGTAATACTTGAGAATCCACGCTCGCGACTTTATCTCATACTCGGTAACGttgtcttattaattataaatttatattttataaagtaacattatttaaaaaaaaaaaatatatatatatatatttttgtaagataATCTAGCAGGAAAATTTTgtcgaatttaatatttcaagtttGATGCCTGTTGATGTTTCATGCGATATtactatatacatatagattataatatatataattttttaatatgaagcAAACTCCGAACGAGTCCCGTTTATATAGATATTTCCAAAGTTTTCGAGGCCACTTATCGAGGCTGTAACGATGATCGATCGTGCAATGATTTGACGTACGAAAGCCGTGCGATACGCAATAGCTTTTCTTCCGAAAGTGATGTTTGCATAGGGCGGTCTGAGAACTTGCATAATAACGTGGGACATACTTCGCTCGGTTGGTGgtgtgcgtacgtgcgtgtaTATCTCGCATGAAGCCTGCGAGGTCGGCCTATGGGGGTCTAAACGATTCCCACGCTACCTGTCCCATTCCATATTATACACAATGAGCCGCCTGCTACGAAAGCCAAGGCGCCCATCTCGCCTCGGTGCACGTATGCCGGGCCATTGTTGAGCCGCGAAAACCAAAAAGTGCACAAAGGGACCTCTTCGTCCGCAGATGCATTTCCACGTTGTCAATCTGCGTGCCGCCCGTAACGTGATTCGGGAAAATCGACGATATCATCTCTAGACACCTGCCCGTTCTTCGGGCTATCTGTCCCCGCTTTCAAAAGTAGCTTGAAACCcgaagaataaaaatcttaaaataattatgaataattacaaaaataaaaaaaaaaaagaaagagaaaattgcaatttttcacGTGCTTATCCTCGTACACCGTTAAAAATATCGCACCTCTTTTACGTCTCTTAAAGCAGTCGACGACGGACAAGTTGAAGTCTAATTTAACTTTGAGTCGACTCGACTTCCGTCTCGTTCAAAGTTGCGTTAATAGCTACCAAGATCGTTCGTCGGAGCTTCGCTTATAAACTCATCTCTAAGATTTTCCTCACCGTACactttaaagttataaaatacaCGTAAACGGAGTTAAACGCTgggattaatatttatatctcaTTGCGATCGTAAAAGTGATAGtcgttgtaataattaattgcaggTCCGGAGGGCTACGATAGTACGAAGCTGGCGATGGATTACCACGCGGTGGGCTGGGGCGAGTGCGCCGCCGAGGTAGGCCGTTACTTGGTGACCATGGAGGGCCTGGACGAGAGAGATCCCCTTCGGTTGCGCCTGTTGTCGCACTTGCAGAGCTTCCATCGCGAGCATCCCCCGTCCGCCGTGCCCTCGGCGGTGCCCTCGGCTCCGACAACATTGACGTCCACCTCTTCGGCCAGTAGCTACGAACCGCCGAGCACAGTTTCCACCGGAATGCCGCCCGGTCCAGGCACCATGCCGCCGCTTCTGGGCGGCGGAACCCTCGGCTGGGGCCAGTACCCGGCTCAATATCCTCAGCAGCAGCACGGGAAACCCTATCGACCCTGGGGAGCGGAACTGGCGTACTGACCGTGAACCCGTGACGCGCGATCGAAGAGGGCTCGACGCAAGAGCGGAGATAACATTTTGACgtaatttcacaatttttctttttttttctccgtacAACTCAACTTTACACACGAATAACTGGACATTGGATCGAGCACTCCCACATAAATGTATCTATTACGTAAGTTACATGCCGCTCTTCCGTCGAGATTAGTTGACACTCTAGATTTAATTATAGCGTCCACTCGCACTCACGTTGATAAGTtgatcgtttctttttcaaggATTCGTTTATACAATTTGTGATATTTACGACGAGTAGATATCGTTACGACACGAAACAAGATCAGCGTAAGTGACGAGGTTTCATACGCGCgatatacataattttgtaCGTTTTGACACTCCGAACGTATCTCAGGAACTTCCACAGCgatctaattaatatatcaatgTATTTTCAATGAGTGAGATAATGATAGTCATGCGAGTACCTaacttaaaaacaaaaaaaagaaaaaaaagtatttattaataatgaaaaattgtatatacGAGCTGTACATATGTCGATTGTAAATAATGagaattttcgtaataatatcTCGTAACGAGCTGCACCGCGATTTTTTTGCGGCGTCGCCTCTCGtttgtcgtcgtcgcgacgtgATAAACGGATTGCGCGAGCGTACAAAGTCCGgcggcaataaaaaattagaggagaagaaaaggagaaaactGTCGTCATACGCATTTGCAATGTGCCATTATACGCGTTACCCTACGTACGTGTGCGAGAGATCCAAGtatttttgcaataacgaTTTTGTAATAATGCGATAACACGGGCAACACAAATATAGAACTTTGTCGCATGTgtgactttttttcttttgcactTTCCTCTGAGAAGTTCAATCAATAACACGTTTCCTGGGAATCAGCTAATCCGCGCAAATTGTAGGAAACGAGAACGCGAACTTTATGTCCGGCGCTCCCGTTAGCGGGTTAGATAATCGACGTTGAGGTAGCTTCTCAAGAGACACGGCGAATCGTGTTACGCGAATACGTTTTCATCGATTATATCGTATTCCGAACGTTCGATTCTGTCTAAACATACGCCTTATCTCGCTCTGCTTCGTTACCTCGTGCCTGGCAAACGAGTGGACATTAGTACGTTGAACGTTTTGCGGGAAAACCGGCAAAATTACGGACCGAGAATTCGCGCGTTTCGAGAAGACGTGAAGGAGGATGAGGAGACGAGGGTTACCGTTCCGCTCCTTTTATCATGCAAAATTCTCTTTGACAAACGCGGAATATTCTCGTAGAACAATGCAGGGCTCACGGCCCTTCTCGTTCGCAAACCTGTTTTGCGAGTCATTAGACTCGCGACGCGGCTCGCGTGTGCGTCCGCGCAACCtctttctgtatttttttaacaaaaactgCGACCAACGGTCGCCTTTGTCCCCGCGTCTTGTTCGCACGAGACAAAACCCAATTTTCGGGAATTATCGACGATAATGCGCGGCCACGTGCGGCCCATTGTTCGCAGGCGCTCGTTACGCACAAACCTCATCTGTGTGTCACACGCGCGCATAATTGCGCGAAACGCGCCCACGTGGAGCTTCTCCCGTCAAAACTCGACGCGTCGGATTAACGTCGAAACGGAAAACGGTCGTTTTCCGAGCCGATGGCGCGAGCAGGATGACCTACATTAAAATCGCGAGTGACACTCGAGAGGAAAAACACGATCGAGTAACGCTACGTGCTCGAGATCGTTcgcaaagtaattaatttatttctaaaaagtaTCATCAAGTCGCTCTTAAGAGTCGTATGTAATTATACCGCTACTTAAGCGAATCCCGAGGAAAATCTGAAGAAAATTTCCAAGAAAATCTTCTCGAGAGAGTCTCCGGGAAATCTCTTTAAGAGGTTCTTAAGAGAGTGTTCGCTTTGAACGGAAACTACGACTCTCTCGAAGATAAAGTGGCGGAAGAAAATGTAAAGACCGCGAAATGTAACTACGCGTGTGCGACGGTGAACGATAAAAGCAACGTTAAAAGTGAGCGAATGAAAATTGTCGCGAAAATCGTTATCGAGTTTAAGTACGAGTTATCGTTGTACAGACACGGTTCGCGAAAGTGGAGCAACAGCGTTAAAACGTTATTACAAACGACGTGGAATTACGGCGGAAAGCTATAGCTTTGGTCGCGTGGCTACTTACAGCCGACTCTTATTACACGTTTCTTCGGGTAAGCTGATCGTTACGCCGCCGTAATGAGAAAATCGCGCGGTTCGATAATCATTACCAATTCAAACGAAGGACTGCGGCGTGTCTTGCGACGTATCGTACCCTCGCGCTCGTGTGATACTTCCGCACATGCCGCGGCGATCAATGAGAGGGTCATGGAAACATGTCCGGGATCGTGAATAAaaccattttatttttcgacactcgCATCCGCTTTACAAAGTCACAGCCTTATCGAGACGATAAAGTATATCAACACGCATCATCCATATTAcacatctattttttttaagattcctcttttcatatatatacacacatacatatatatatatatttatatataaactcTGCGTCTATACATAGATATAAGTCATTAAagctttcctttttttttttttttttttttttttttttttttaaatcgaccCGTAGGAAGAATGGGAACGTATCTCGCTACTTTTTAGTGAAGAGATCGACTTTGCGCGCTTTGAGCAAGGGTGCCGGGAAATGATCGAGGATAGAATAACTCGGTTCGAGTGATCAGGCCAGTGAGACTTATTGCGTAAGTACCCTTAAAACTCTTACTTGAaagataaatacaaaataatttttgcagaaGAATAGTCGTTTGCGTAATATCGATTTCTCAGCATATACAGAAACTagaacgtttttcttttagaattaaaatgtcCAGCGAGTCTGCATTGAGACGGTCAGTTGTGTTAGCTAATTAATCTAACGGACGCACCTTGACCGTGTCAAGTGTTGAAACGGGACAATTGTACGGCATAAAAGTGACAGCGACGTCGAgctgaaagaaaaatcgaatcTTCCCTCAGAGATCTTTGTATCCCCGATAAATAGCGGAAATGCAATTCTGCGGAACAGATCGATTGAATCTCTTACGCGCTTTGATACGTCGACGTATACGGCCGAGTGACGCGGAAAAACGTGCGTTCAGTGCACAGTAACGTCAAAAAGTTAatagttaaatttttctcgacaTCCTAAAGTTTACGCTACTTGTTGCGATCGCTAGCTTAACGTCCCCCGAAAATCTCGGGGCTTACAATtagagatataaattatttagcgGCGAGGTGTCTGGGACACGAACAACCGCCGGAATGAGTAATCgatcgcttaaaaaaaaaacagtttgtGACACCGAAAACAGTATACATTGTAAAATAGCGATCCGAGTTAGACCCGATATGATAAAATCGCGTGGACGACGGAACTCGGTTCAAGTCCCACCAAATTCCGTGCTAggcgatatatatatgtacatatatattttaatatcttcttTTGTACTACGTCACATATTgctattttctatattaaaagaGACGATGACGTGCGAAGCGTCTTGTCGTTTTCACGGTTTTCCTGTACGACGGCAGAAGCGGTACgaagtaagaaaaaataagaaaaagaaacggagacGTTAGACCGCCAAGTGGATTAACTTAATCGTTACAGTTACAACCGACGTGGATATTAAATAAGTACTTGAGATACTTGTAgctcgcgtaattaaaaacgcTAAATGAGATCGAAATGAGTAGAACTCGCGCTGCGGAAAAATACACAGCGCTGAGAAATAAGTTTCGAGTTGGAAGACTAgctaaggaaaaaaaaaaaagaaaaaaaaaagtcatctCTCTTCCGTGTCCTTATCTCCCAACGATACGCCAAGGGGATCTATAATACAATAATCCGAGGTCCAGCCGCGGAGCATCTTCCATCTTCCCGGTGCGCGTATCTGTCGAAAGATATGGGAGCACGTGAAAGCACTCGTCCTCGTGTACTCGTTTGCTTGGAACGGATCGTGGAGGGATCGCGATTAACCCTTAACCGCGAGCTGCAGGTCCCTgatgaattattttctttggtACGGCTGTTGCGCCGGTTGCGAGAAAATAAAGTAATGGTGAGGTGGGCGATAAAAGCGTCCGAGTACTCACCGTAAGGATAAAGTTATTCATTTCGAACGGGCGCGCGGGCGAATCGTTTCCACCCTCTTGGGGATGATCGCCGGCGGGCTCGATCGCGAAACAAGTGAGCCGCGAGGGGAGGAAAGTGAGGTCGCCTAGCGGCATGGACGTTAGATTATCATCTCGTTTTCCCTGTTCTCGTTCCTCTGATTCTCCTCGTACTCGTCGCAGCAGCAACAGTTGGACACGCAGTCATCCTGGGTCTCGGCCACGTACGTCATGTACGTGTCGATGCTTTTGGTATCCAGAGACGGCAAAGACCACGAGAGCGAGGCCGTCTCGAGGTCCGGGATGGCTGTATGCCAGGAACTGGGATTGCACGTCTTCTTGGCTTTGATGCTTTTGGTCGACAGCTTTTTAATCGCCTGCAGCGAGGAACAAcgtcgtttaaattaataattgaacaaAAGTGCAAGGGGAATAGGGAGGAAAAATGTGCACTCCGTTGTGGAAAGGTCGTGTTACGTGTACACGTATATGCGATAGTTATCCGCCGACTTGGAGTCACGCCACGAAATCACGTAAGAACATCGATCCGCGATAATTGACCATACAAGTTCACGCGAAATATTACGCCCGGGTGAAATGACGCAAACGGTGCACCGTGTGCAAATGAACGTTTCGACGTGCGCGGCTCGCACGAAATCTGACGCGAGATTCGGCGTTCGGACGGAACCGGCTGTGAACGCATTCGGATCGCCgcgcgttatctcgcgcggAAATTAGGTCGTTCTCGCGGACAACGGTCGAGGAAAAACATAGGCGCGCTCGAGAGGGGTGAGGGTTGAAAAGCGGTGCCGCTTACCCGCAAGATCCTGCGACCGGACTTCCCAAGGAACTTCTTCAGCATCGTGGAAGGTCGTCCGTTTCTCTCTGGTCACCCTGACGAAGAACCGTCGTCGGATCCGTTTCTCTTCTCGTCGCGGGAAATCCGTACACGCGCCGGGGCGATTGATTTTCGGCCCGTGCGCGCCTCTCTGTCCGCCCTTACGGGTCCGCCTACGTTCCGGCCGCGATCAGATCGATGCGAACGCTACGGCGTCACGCGACCAAGTACCGCACGGGCACGCCGCGCCTCTCCATTTATGACCCCGACTCTGGCTGGCGCCTCCGTAGTCCGTACTACTCCACCACGATCCCGCACGATCATCCCCGAGCGACGCAACCCCCTGCGACGCGGAAAGACTTCCGCTCCGCGTTCGCGGCCTGTGCGGATCGCCCGCTCGAGGCGGTTAACCCTTGCGGAGATGGCAACTAATTAGACCCGACCTCCGGCTTGTAATTACGCAACAGTAATTTCCACTCGCGGCGCCGCCCTTCCGACCGGATTGATTTTAATTGACGCTCTTAAGCGCAATGGACGTTTACGCGCACTTTGCAAATTGCGTTCGCCCGCGTACGTATCTCGCAGCCGCTTATCGgcgcgataaagaaaattctcTGAAGAAGATTGCGTCTTTACGCGTCTAACTTTGTTTCTAAATCCGTTCTTATCGCGCGgctagattaaaaaaaatgcgttaCGTGTTTATTTTCCAACCAAGCTGACGTTTATCTGGCCTTCCCCGAACATTTGTTTCCTCTTTTCATTCATTattaagagaaataattaataaaaaaaaaaaagataaattattcaaatcaaatttatgaaattagatttattaatcCGCATGGCCGTTTgcattcgcaaaaaaaaagatgtaaaacaaaatctatttgataaaattaaatattgaattgaaAATAAAGTACTAGGAAcaaatggaaatattaagacGGTCCCATCTATTTGCAACCGAAGCGTATGGGGCGCCGATTAATCAATGCACAATTCGGATGAAGAATAACGCGTGTACGTGCGGGCTCCGCGATGCACTCGTGCGACGGGACAGAAACGAATGCTCAATGGCCCGTGGGGAATACAAGCGAGAATAAGAACGAAATGGATTAATGCACGAATGATTGAATGAGAAAGTCCACCGGCAGACGTTGATCGACGGAACGCCGATAATTTTATTGGACTCCGGTCGATTAAATCGCCCAAAATCAACCCGCCGCGCTCTCGATTACGTCCGCCTATGCTCATCGTTACTTTCTTCACGTCTCGTCGAGAAGATTGGATGTAATTTTCAAGTTTAACGTTACTACCAATTTAATCGTATGTAATCAACAAATTTTTCACTCGCCGGTGGACCCATCGAATCGCATTCGTGATCTGTTTATCGAGTTTCTAGGTGACGAATCTTGACACCTGCGCCGCATAAATGCACGTCGCAACACGCGTAAGACCGAAGACCCAACACGAGTCGGCGTGCGCTCGTACGTACGCGTGCACGTGCGATCGCACGTGCACTACCACACGTATGCAAATATGGAGAGCGTTTCGCGAGACGTTGCCGGGTATATAAGTCGAAACGATTcctgatattaaaaaaaaaaaaa
Encoded here:
- the LOC139113646 gene encoding uncharacterized protein; protein product: MLKKFLGKSGRRILRAIKKLSTKSIKAKKTCNPSSWHTAIPDLETASLSWSLPSLDTKSIDTYMTYVAETQDDCVSNCCCCDEYEENQRNENRENEMII